In Microbacterium sp. SLBN-146, one genomic interval encodes:
- a CDS encoding potassium transporter Trk encodes MADTAHVPQEPESAASGSPSQPHVSDRIEVVQVRRAPKFSVFLALGAALGLVVAMILTFAFQGTTDESPNTGLIYTQGQVFGFLALICIPVGLALAGTVAVILDRRSSRHMRDVTVDHESVHGE; translated from the coding sequence ATGGCCGACACGGCGCACGTCCCGCAGGAACCCGAGTCAGCGGCATCCGGTTCCCCCTCCCAGCCGCACGTCTCCGACCGCATCGAGGTCGTCCAGGTGCGGCGGGCACCCAAGTTCTCCGTCTTCCTCGCGCTCGGCGCGGCGCTCGGGCTCGTGGTCGCGATGATTCTGACGTTCGCGTTCCAGGGCACGACGGACGAAAGCCCGAACACGGGACTCATCTACACGCAGGGCCAGGTCTTCGGCTTCCTCGCGCTCATCTGCATCCCGGTGGGGCTCGCCCTCGCGGGGACGGTGGCGGTCATCCTCGACCGCCGTTCGTCGCGGCACATGCGCGATGTGACGGTCGACCACGAATCCGTGCACGGAGAGTAG
- a CDS encoding zinc-binding alcohol dehydrogenase, whose translation MGGTPEWLVREDAGQAVLLALYLRQVLGIRHPDELPPLRNVPSAPPAESAEGDVLARQWRGFWEMTVEPQAHPSPVPLDLVDGFETLLALPAEGADELRAAVAPFAADAVAYARAAHARYRRDVGSGSGTAYRAYASAIAEHERLVGRRAHSFELNVQVLPLAQRGVWWIGTLTIAVTDGLRGDIAAFDAAIHPIIAELA comes from the coding sequence ATGGGCGGGACGCCGGAGTGGCTGGTACGCGAGGACGCGGGTCAGGCGGTGCTGCTCGCGCTCTACCTCCGCCAGGTGCTCGGCATCCGGCATCCTGATGAGCTGCCGCCGTTGCGGAACGTCCCTTCCGCGCCGCCGGCCGAGTCGGCCGAAGGCGACGTGCTCGCGCGCCAGTGGCGCGGGTTCTGGGAGATGACGGTCGAGCCGCAGGCGCATCCGTCGCCGGTGCCGCTCGACCTCGTCGACGGGTTCGAGACCCTGCTCGCGCTGCCGGCCGAGGGGGCGGACGAGTTGCGCGCCGCGGTCGCGCCCTTCGCGGCCGACGCCGTCGCCTACGCCCGTGCGGCCCACGCACGATATCGACGCGATGTCGGCTCGGGCTCCGGGACCGCCTACCGCGCGTATGCCTCGGCGATCGCCGAGCATGAACGGCTCGTGGGCAGGCGCGCGCATTCGTTCGAGCTCAACGTGCAGGTGCTGCCACTCGCTCAGCGCGGCGTCTGGTGGATCGGAACTCTCACGATCGCCGTCACCGACGGTCTCCGGGGTGACATCGCGGCGTTCGACGCGGCGATCCATCCGATCATCGCGGAGCTCGCGTAG
- the purM gene encoding phosphoribosylformylglycinamidine cyclo-ligase has product MASHASPASDPYALAGVDTAAGDRAVELMKSAVRRTHGPEVLGGVGGFAGLFDAAIFKSYDKPLLATSTDGVGTKVAIAQAIDKHDTIGLDLVGMVVDDIVVVGAKPLFMTDYIACGKVVPERIADIVRGIAQGAHETGTALVGGETAEHPGLLGQNDYDVAGAATGIVEADAVLGAERVRDGDVVLALASSGLHSNGYSLVRHIVAGAGIQYGDNAADFGATWGEVLLEPTRLYTQPLLRVIAGNDGGIHALSHVTGGGIAANLARVLPQDTWVEVDRSTWSPPPVFRVLADLGELDLTATEGTWNLGIGFLAIVDQRVADAAASALASEGIATWQVGVVHSGARPAGDFEQGAKGVDGGAVRLVGTYSENAGAQ; this is encoded by the coding sequence GTGGCATCCCACGCATCCCCAGCTTCTGATCCGTACGCTCTCGCGGGCGTCGACACGGCAGCAGGTGACCGTGCCGTCGAACTGATGAAGTCGGCCGTCCGGCGCACCCACGGCCCCGAAGTCCTCGGGGGAGTCGGCGGCTTCGCCGGACTCTTCGACGCTGCGATCTTCAAGAGCTACGACAAGCCGCTGCTCGCGACGAGCACCGACGGCGTGGGCACCAAGGTCGCGATCGCACAGGCGATCGACAAGCACGACACGATCGGGCTCGACCTCGTCGGCATGGTCGTCGACGACATCGTGGTCGTCGGAGCCAAGCCGCTCTTCATGACCGACTACATCGCGTGCGGCAAGGTCGTCCCCGAACGGATCGCCGACATCGTCCGCGGCATCGCGCAGGGCGCCCACGAGACCGGCACGGCTCTGGTCGGTGGTGAGACCGCCGAGCATCCCGGACTTCTCGGCCAGAACGACTACGACGTCGCGGGCGCCGCGACCGGCATCGTCGAGGCCGACGCCGTCTTGGGTGCCGAGCGAGTGCGCGACGGTGACGTCGTCCTGGCGCTCGCCTCGAGCGGCCTCCACTCCAACGGCTACTCGCTCGTGCGGCACATCGTCGCCGGGGCCGGGATCCAGTACGGCGACAACGCCGCCGACTTCGGCGCGACGTGGGGCGAGGTCCTCCTCGAGCCGACGCGCCTCTACACGCAGCCGCTCCTTCGCGTCATCGCCGGGAACGACGGCGGCATCCACGCCCTCAGCCACGTCACCGGCGGGGGGATCGCGGCCAACCTCGCGCGCGTCCTGCCGCAGGACACGTGGGTCGAGGTCGACCGCTCCACCTGGTCGCCGCCGCCGGTCTTCCGCGTGCTGGCAGACCTCGGCGAGCTCGATCTGACCGCGACGGAAGGCACATGGAACCTGGGCATCGGGTTCCTCGCGATCGTCGATCAGCGGGTGGCGGATGCCGCGGCATCCGCTCTCGCGAGCGAGGGCATCGCCACCTGGCAGGTCGGTGTCGTCCACTCCGGGGCGCGTCCGGCAGGAGACTTCGAGCAGGGGGCGAAGGGCGTCGACGGCGGCGCCGTCCGCCTCGTCGGCACCTACAGCGAGAACGCAGGAGCACAGTAA
- the purF gene encoding amidophosphoribosyltransferase, which translates to MCGIVGMVGQGPINQEIYDALLLLQHRGQDSTGIATAERSGTFHLAKAKGQVREAFRTRDMRALLGEIGLGHVRYATKGAASNEEEAQPFYVNAPYGIVLVHNGNLTNTRELTQELFRNDRRHLNTSSDTELLVNVLANELQSAISGVELEPTQIFEAVSRVHERVEGSYATIALIAGYGLLAFRDPFGIRPLIIGTRKAESGGYEWVVASESLVLENAGFEVVRDVLPGEAVFIDLDGHLHTKQCAADPKLAPCSFEYVYLARPDSIMNGIAVYESRLRMGDRLADTIAKYTPPEAIDVVMPIPDSSRPAAMQVARKLGVEYREGFYKNRYVGRTFIMPGQAVRKKSVRQKLNAMSSEFKGKNVLLIDDSIVRGTTSKEIIQMARDAGAKSVTFASAAPPVRYPHVYGINMPSRHELVAHGRTIPEIAEELGADYLVYQEVEDLKAAILEGSDVDDLDMSCFDGRYITGTVSPEYLEWVEGSQES; encoded by the coding sequence ATGTGCGGCATCGTCGGAATGGTCGGGCAGGGCCCGATCAACCAGGAGATCTATGACGCCCTGCTGCTGCTGCAGCACCGAGGACAGGACTCGACGGGCATCGCGACCGCCGAGCGGAGCGGGACCTTCCACCTCGCCAAGGCGAAGGGGCAGGTGCGCGAAGCGTTCCGCACGCGCGACATGCGTGCTCTCCTGGGCGAGATCGGGCTCGGTCACGTCCGCTACGCCACGAAGGGCGCCGCATCGAACGAAGAAGAGGCGCAGCCCTTCTACGTCAACGCGCCGTACGGGATCGTCCTCGTCCACAACGGCAACCTGACGAACACGCGGGAGCTGACGCAGGAGCTCTTCCGCAACGACCGTCGTCACCTCAACACGTCGAGCGACACCGAGCTGCTCGTCAACGTCCTCGCCAACGAGCTCCAGTCGGCGATCTCGGGCGTGGAGCTCGAGCCCACGCAGATCTTCGAGGCCGTGTCGCGGGTCCACGAGCGGGTCGAGGGATCGTACGCGACCATCGCGCTCATCGCCGGATACGGTCTGCTTGCGTTCCGCGATCCGTTCGGCATCCGCCCTCTCATCATCGGCACGCGGAAGGCCGAGTCCGGCGGTTACGAGTGGGTGGTGGCATCCGAATCGCTCGTGCTCGAGAACGCCGGGTTCGAGGTCGTCCGCGACGTCCTCCCCGGTGAGGCGGTCTTCATCGACCTCGACGGGCACCTCCATACGAAGCAGTGCGCGGCCGATCCGAAGCTCGCGCCGTGCTCGTTCGAGTACGTCTACCTTGCGCGTCCCGACTCGATCATGAACGGCATCGCCGTGTACGAGTCGCGGCTTCGCATGGGCGACCGGCTCGCCGACACGATCGCGAAGTACACGCCGCCCGAGGCGATCGACGTCGTGATGCCCATCCCCGATTCGTCGAGACCCGCCGCGATGCAGGTCGCGCGCAAGCTCGGCGTCGAGTACCGCGAGGGCTTCTACAAGAACCGCTACGTCGGACGGACCTTCATCATGCCGGGCCAAGCGGTGCGCAAGAAGAGCGTGCGCCAGAAGCTCAATGCGATGTCGAGCGAGTTCAAGGGCAAGAACGTGCTGCTCATCGACGACTCGATCGTGCGTGGCACGACGTCCAAGGAGATCATCCAGATGGCGCGGGATGCCGGCGCCAAGAGCGTGACGTTCGCGTCGGCGGCGCCGCCCGTGAGGTACCCGCACGTGTACGGCATCAACATGCCCTCGCGGCACGAGCTCGTCGCGCACGGGCGGACGATCCCCGAGATCGCCGAGGAGCTCGGCGCCGACTACCTCGTCTACCAGGAGGTCGAGGATCTGAAGGCGGCGATCCTCGAGGGCTCCGACGTGGATGACCTCGACATGAGCTGCTTCGACGGCCGCTACATCACCGGCACCGTGTCTCCCGAGTACCTCGAGTGGGTAGAAGGCTCGCAGGAGAGCTGA
- a CDS encoding DUF3073 domain-containing protein, with the protein MGRGRQKAKHTKIARELKSYSPSVNYSALERELGHHDDEQYVDKWAVEDDEEEDTYSYPKT; encoded by the coding sequence ATGGGGCGTGGCCGTCAGAAGGCGAAACACACGAAGATCGCCCGTGAACTCAAGTCGTACAGCCCGAGCGTGAACTACTCCGCTCTGGAGCGCGAACTCGGTCACCACGACGACGAGCAGTACGTCGACAAGTGGGCGGTCGAGGACGACGAAGAAGAAGACACGTACTCGTACCCGAAGACCTGA
- a CDS encoding universal stress protein, with translation MAETATGSHGADASDDAFHGAVIAGVIPGQSPRVMKEGARYAKLFGAPLVIVHVDVTRFVTYEDPDGYVHSAPIDIDLSSGETALEDVRASASALLEKSDLVWTVRQLVGDPALAMKHLAEQLDAKLLVVGTRKRGIGESIREFFTGSVAARLAHRQARPILVVPLGEPVSDDEEIWPA, from the coding sequence ATGGCTGAGACAGCGACAGGTTCCCATGGCGCAGATGCATCCGACGATGCCTTCCACGGTGCCGTCATCGCGGGCGTCATTCCCGGCCAGTCGCCGCGGGTGATGAAAGAGGGAGCGCGCTACGCGAAGCTCTTCGGCGCGCCGCTCGTCATCGTCCACGTCGACGTGACCCGTTTCGTCACGTACGAGGATCCCGACGGGTACGTTCACTCCGCTCCCATCGACATCGACCTGTCGTCCGGTGAGACGGCGCTCGAAGACGTGCGCGCCTCTGCATCCGCTCTGCTGGAGAAGTCCGATCTCGTGTGGACCGTCCGCCAGCTCGTGGGAGACCCCGCGCTCGCCATGAAGCATCTCGCCGAACAGCTCGACGCCAAGCTGCTCGTCGTCGGCACGCGCAAGCGGGGGATCGGCGAGTCGATCCGCGAGTTCTTCACGGGCTCGGTCGCCGCGCGCCTCGCGCACCGCCAGGCCCGACCGATCCTCGTCGTGCCCCTGGGCGAACCCGTGAGCGACGACGAGGAGATCTGGCCGGCCTGA